Proteins encoded by one window of Salicibibacter halophilus:
- a CDS encoding SCP2 sterol-binding domain-containing protein, with translation MAQSTAKVFQMIDAALKSDPAATEDAEGVYQFNLTGDDGGTYQMIIESEGARAVDGEEKEPDCTLEISAEDYKDMVAGKLNPTEAFMGGQLTIDGDMGMAMKLQTVLNSFNF, from the coding sequence ATGGCTCAAAGCACCGCAAAAGTTTTCCAGATGATTGACGCAGCTTTGAAATCAGACCCGGCAGCAACGGAAGATGCGGAAGGTGTGTACCAATTCAATCTTACCGGAGATGATGGCGGTACCTATCAAATGATCATTGAAAGTGAAGGCGCCCGTGCTGTAGATGGAGAGGAAAAAGAACCGGATTGTACCCTCGAGATTTCAGCAGAAGATTATAAGGATATGGTAGCGGGGAAACTCAATCCGACCGAAGCTTTTATGGGTGGGCAACTTACCATAGACGGCGATATGGGCATGGCGATG